Genomic window (Capsicum annuum cultivar UCD-10X-F1 chromosome 10, UCD10Xv1.1, whole genome shotgun sequence):
tctttttatgcacaaataacactgatGCATCCTACAGGGAcatactaggatagatgaaaccattatccaaaagatccttagaCTGCTCAttgagtttcttcaactcagcCAAAGCCATTTTTAAcagggaatagaaattggatggctattcaaaacaagatcaatcccaaaatcaatctccctatctggaggacCACTAAGAATGTCATTAGTAAAGATcctaggaaactcatttaccaccaaaacctaatacaaagaaggaccctccaagttagaatctttaacttagaaTAGATgatagacaccccttggagattaatctttgagctctaagatataatataaacTCCCTTTTAAAAGCTAGTAAACCACCCTCTCACTTAATAGCTGGTTTACCAAGAAGCTTAAGAACAACCTTACGAGTCCAAATTCTAATGACATATAGCACaaatataaccaatccatccttagaataatattaaaatctactatatctagtttatgaaaattcaccaaagtctccttactaccaaaaGATAACACAcgccccttatagactcttttagcaatcatagaTATACCTACcatggtagaaatagaaaaggggtccaAAACAGACTccgaaccaaaaccaaaatgcgcAGCCACAAAGGGGGTCACATAATatagagtggaccccagatcaagtaaataatatacatcatgagaaaagagttaaaACATACTAGTCACAACGTTAGGCGATGTCTCGAACTTCTGTCGGGTAGTAAGACCATAAAGATGGTTCTAACCAGTGTTtgaactagatggtgcaccctttggtgctggagcCAACGACGAAGTAACCAAAACCTTGTTCACTCTGAAAGAAACCTTACCAATCggacaatttctaagcatatgtcTTGGATGACCATATTTGAAATATCTATCCATCCCTTTATTACAGAAACCCTGatacaactaataacaaaaacTATAAGAAGGACATGATGAAGCTGACTAAGCTCGACTagcttgagattaggcaccttgtaCCCTAAAATTATCGCCACCCTACTAACGCCTATCTCCTAATACCTTTGGGTAGGGAGCAATAGCTATggagaaggaactagaactcacccacttcttctttagccacttaccaccatctttACCACAATGTTTCCCACCACCTTGctaaaaaaaactaaacttcTTTCCCTGTTTTCCCCCTATCTCAGcctactttcttttttccttctccATGTATTGCATATGAATAACCAACCTAAAGATATCCATGTACTTGATCAACAATGtagtcttactttcaaggatcaactcaggAGAGAGTCTTAAAGCAAACTCTCTCATTCAGGCCCTCATATCAGAAACCATCGCTTGAGCATACtgagacaactggtgaaactttaaggcataatCTTTAACCATCattgatcttgggcatatttatatgctcaaagcacCAATATGTATCAAGATTTAAACTTAGTTCATGAAATTTTTATGAATTCTTGAGTATAATTCAGTTTTAATTCCATTTTATGCCCAATgaatatgattagtactttcagaatcaaaatcataaagaATTGTGCATAATTGGATACAACGAGGATATAGAAGTAGTGAAGGAATGCAAGGGACTAATATTATGCTAAAAAAGGGAAGCTAGAAAGAAGAAATCCTTATTTGAAGACTCTCCGCATCACGATAATAAACAAAATAGCAATGGTCAAATTCTAGTAAAGGTTCACGAAACCACCATATTGCGGAGAAATTTTGTTTATCAGATTTGGTGACCTGAAGGTTTAGCACATTGTGGAGGATGATTATTTCACAATTGTTCCAATACAGTGGCTCACCATAATAGTGGTGCATCGCAGTGAAGGTGCATTTTATAATTGTTGGGGAATACTTGAGCTTCGCGATTTcccaaattttaatgaaaaatagcaATCGAAGTCATGGAGCAATGCGCCGGGTGAATAAATCGGgaatattttaaatgttttgtcctagctataaaaggaaaaatccaagataatATAGGGGACTGGTTTTCAAGGAGAGGAGCGGTGGAAAAGTagaaatttttctcttttagggttcttaaacattcttttgaatttctttatttgaagaattaatttgggtatgatttgttacttattttgggtgatgaattcaaacatgagtagctaaacaccctatTTCTAGGGTTGAGcctaagaacatgagtactatttaatattctttttcatagtttctttttggattatcatatgggttgttcttaatttattgagcttactattttaatgattggccaccattagaataaatttatatttctatatgaATCCGGGAGGAGAttcataggatagaacgaagaaattagggagcaagtttcttattcttttataaaaaaaaagaatttgaattagcactaggatagggatatacctagaagccttgcttggttcacttgcaggaAGACAACTTCATAAATCTAGAAGATTTGCTGTAACTTTGTGGGAGTTgtagttacaacattcaatagatagaagatttgaggtcgggagaccaagatcgtgGTATAACCTTTACGAACcatcaacccgataaccaattagactgtgaaaagaatagagaattgtatgattttTCAAAATACCTCAACCCTAGAATCGTCCTCATTATTGATTAAAACCGTTGCTTACTTTGCTTTAGtcatcattaattatttattgtttagtaatttacattttatttatagaatcatcttgatcttgatacaatcaaacacttaatactcaattgtcttgaactaaagattgaataaatttctagtttattgatcctcgagggaatgatatctgactgtctgagtcattatattacttgcacgatcacgtacacttgcgtgtgcatagagatgcaacaagtttttggcaccattgctggggatcaaatagaattagtaaattgttttgatttttggtttttgatcaTAAGTTTAAGTGCtgacaacttgatcttagcggctgaatttttgcaggtttagctGGACATTGGACTGGCTGGAGAGAAAGAGTTAGTAGAGCCCTTTGCAGAACCAGAAGTGATTTTTTACAGAACCAGAAGTGATTTTTCATCAGAGATGAAAAGCTCAATACTACACTCAATAGGATCAATGGAAGAAATACACGATCCTATAGTTGATGATCCAAATGTTGGAAATATTCCAGCTCCAGCTGTTCCTGTTCAACCAGTCGCAAGATCTGTTCGAGAAATTGTAATCCCACTTACGCACCTGGTGACTAATAATATCCTGAAGCTTGAATAAGGAGGCCGATGggaattaaaacaaaatatggtgcaattgttgAGATCTGTGGGAGAATTTTAGGgtctttcacacgaggatccgtAGCAGCACTTACAAACCTTCCTATAGATAAGCGACACATATATTCCTAAAGATGTGAATGCTAATTATGTTAGATTAACACTCTTTCACTTTTCTCTACTAGGGGAAGCAAAGAGATGGCTACTTGCTGAACCACACCAATCCATCACTACATGGAAAGAATGTGCTTAAAGGtttctaattcaattttttccatCTCAAAAAACTGCACGATTAAGGAGTGAGATATTGAGTTTCTGacagaaaaatagagaaaatctctaccaagcttgggagagattcaagggcATTCTTAGAAGTTGTCCTCATCACCAtcaattgaatgatgttttgGTGCATACCTTTATAGAAGGACTTAAATCTACTacaaagattctcttggattcatCAGCAGGGGGTCAAGCTTTGGAGAAAACATATGAAGAATTGTATACCTTATTGAATCGAATTACACAAGGAAATCCTGGTTGTCATGCAAACTCAAGAAATGTTCTTAAGAAAGTTGCGGGGTTTTGGAGGTTGATCAGTTCATTGCCTTATAAGCACAGATTGCAACAATGTAGAACCATATGACTACTCATCTTAACAACGTAAAGTTAGGTATAAcacaaccaacaaccataacaaatGTAGTTCAACGGGTATATGTATGGTGTGAAGTTTGTGAAAGAAGTGAGAATAAAGTAGATGCATGTTCTGTTAATCCTGATTCAGTCAACTACATGGGGAATGCAAATCATTAGGGTCAACAGAATTTTGGGAATACATATAATCCAAATTGGAGGAACCACCCTAATTTCTCATAGGGTGGGAATCAGGCACAGAATACAAATTAGTATAAGGGACTAATACAACCAAATCAACAACCGTTTCATAATAATCAGGCGACTGTCTTGAATAGTAATATAGAGAAGATGCTTAAGCAGTTGATGGCTTAATAAGCATAGTTTGCAGTGGACATGAAGGCTCAACAGGCATAGTTTGCAGCTAAATTGAAGAGTCAACAATTACTCACAAGAAATTTAGAGTTGCAGTTAGATCAAATCACGGGATCACAGAATACAAGGCCACAAGGAGCATTGCCTAGCAACACTGAGGCTAATCCTAAACAAGTGAATGCGGTTACAACGAGGAGTGGGCTACAAACTAAGGAGATGGTGAAGAAGTAGGATAATCCTTTGGTTACTAATGATAGTTTTCAAGAAAAGgcagaagtaaaagaaaaaaaaggatagTGAAGAGATTCGTATAGAGAAGAAGACTATTCCCTTGCCCTTTTCTCAAAGGGTAAGAAAGCATCAAGAGGAAGCTAGTTTTAAGAAGTTTCTAGATCTTTTGAAGCAATTTCAAGTAAACCTTCCTCTTGTTGACATTCTTTAGAGTGtgccaaaatatgcaaaatacttAAAGGATATTGTTGCTAATAAGAATCGGTTGACTGAATATGCTACAGTTGCACTTAATCAAGAATGcacatcaaaaattcaaaataaactgccCACAAAATTGAAGGATCCAGGGAGTTTCACATTGCATATTACCCTTAGTCAGATTATTTGTGCACGTGGATTGTGTGACTTGGGGGCTAGCATAAATCTTATGCCCACGTCATGGTATCGGAAGATGGGTCTTGGAAGCCCCAAACCCATAGATATTGTGTTGCAGTTGGTAGACATGTCACTTGCTAGACCAGATGGTATTATTGAAGATGTACTGGTGCAAGTGGGATCTTTAATCTTtcctatggattttgtgattcttgacttTAAGGCTGATCTAGTTGTTCTATTTATTTTGGGACAACCCTTTTTAGCAACAGGGCAGTCACTCATTGATGTGGCAGCTGGAAAAATGACAATGCAAGAACATGATAAAGTTGAGGTTTTTGATGTGTACAGAGCATTGAAATTGCCATCCATCTATGAGGAGTTTTCCTCAATATTGATTATTGATCTTACTTTGGATTGGAAGTTGGTCTTATCTGATGATCCATTAAAGCGAGTTTTGATGGATTATGATTTTCATGGGGATTCAAAAGCATTGGAATTGgtttagattatgaatttagctGTAATAGAGACAAATAAAATGGTGATCGAGTCTTTGAATAGACCAATTGGTCCACCACACAGGCTTTTAGTTGAAGAAGCTCCTAACTTGGAGCTTAAGGTTTTGTTCCTCACTTACAATATGTTTTTCTTAGTGATCAAGATACCTTGCCTATTATTTTATCTGCAGGATTATCCAATGTACAGGTAAAGAAAGCTGCAGCAGTTctcaaaaggagaaaaaaagtgaTTGGCTGGAAGATATCTGGCATTATAGGAATCAATCCAACATTTTGCATGCATAATATTTACATGGAAAAAGGTTACAGACCTAGAGTGTAGCAACAAAGGAGGTTTAATCCTGTGATGAAGGAGATAGTCCGAAAAGAGGTTATTAAGTGGTTAGACAGTGGTATTGTCTACCCAATTCTTGATAGTTAATGGGTTAGTCTAGTGTACTGTGTACCAAAGAAGGGAGGAATGACACTAGtgaaaaatgatgataatgagttgGTTCCCACACGTACAGTTACCAGAtggagaatatgtatagattatcgaaTGTTGAATGAagtaacttgtaaagatcactaCCTAATTTCTTTCATTGACCAAATACTGGATAGATTGGTAGGGCAAGAGTATTGTTGTTTTCTAGATGGTTACTCTGGCTATAAAAAAATAAGCATAGCAccagaagaccaagaaaagaccacGTTCATTTATCCATACGGTACGTATGCTTTCAGACGTATGCCCTTCAGATTATGCAGTGCACCTGCTACATTTCAAAGGTGTATGATGGTGATATTCTCAGACATGGTGGAGGAATTTATGGAGGTATTcgtggatgatttctctgtgtatgggaatttatttgaaaaatgttTGCACAATCTTGACAAAGTTCTAGCTCGGTGTGAAGAAACAAACTTGGTGttaaattgggaaaaatgccattttatggttaaggaaggaattTTCTTAGGCCATAAAGTTTCATGCAAAGGGATGGAAGTTGACAAAGTAAAGTTTGAAGTAATTAAAATGTTGCCTCATCCAGTTACAGTAAAAGGCGTGTGAAGTTTTTAGGACATGCTGGGTTCTATAGATTATTCATTCAATATTTCTAAAAGATCGCAAGTCCTATGTGAAAATTTTTAGATAAAGAAGCCAAGTTTGAGTTTGGAGATGATTGTCATGAAGCTTTTGAAAAGCTCAAGAAGAAGTTGACGGAAGCACCTATTTTGATCGCACTAGATTGGGAGTTACCTTTTGAGATAATGTGTGATGCCAGTGATATTGTAGTGGGAGCAGTGTTTGGTCAGAGAAAAGAAAAGGTATTTTGATcaatctactatgctagtaaggtactgaatgatgctcaagttaaATACACAGTTATAGAGAAAGAGATGTTGTTTATGGTATATGTATTCGATAAGTTTTGATCTTACTTAATTGGTACCAGGGTCATTATTCATATAGACCATGCTTCCATTAAGTATCTTATGAACAAAAAAGATGCAAAGACACGACCAGGTGGATTTTGATACTTtaagaatttgatcttgaggtgCGTGATAGAAAAGAAGCTGAAACTTAGGTTGCTGATCACTTGTCACGACTGGAAAATTGAGCCCATATTGTGGATGACTTGCAGAGTATCAAGGAAGACTTTCCTGATGAGAAATTGTTGTTATTAGAAGTAGTTGAGTTTCCATGGTATGCTGACATTGTAAACCTGATAGTTTATGGGGTGTATCCTCCCAAAACCACCTCACAACAAAGGAAAAAATTACTCTATGATTATGGTGCTTATATTTGGGATGAACCATACCTTTTCAAGCAGGGTCCAGATGGATTGATTCATAGGTGTATCCTAGAGGCTGAATTTGTAAAGATGTTACAAAATTGCCACTTATCTCCATATGGTGGACATCATGGTGGTGAGAGGACTGCGAGGAAAGTGTTGCAATCAGGTTTTTTCTGGCAAACTCTATTTAGAGATGCAGTAGTGTTTGTAAAGATTTGTGATCAATGCCAAAGGTTGGGTACTATAACCAGGTATCATGAGATGCCGCTAAATCATATTTTAGAAGCAGAAGTCTTTGATGTTTGAGGGATTGATTTCATAGGCCCCTTCCTACCTTCGAAAGGTAATTTGTACATTCTTGTTGCAGTGGACTAtgtctctaaatgggtggaagctatgGCGAGTCCGACTAATAATGCAAGAGTGGTGCtgaaatttgtgaagaagaacataCTTTCCAGATTTGGTACGCCAAGAgcaataattagtgatggaggtacGCACTTTATCAACAACTGGTTTAAGAATCTTTTTTCCAGATTTGGTATGCCAAGAGCAATAATTAGTGGACACTACATACCATCCTCAAACGAGTGGACAAGTTGAGGTATCCAATTGGGAGATTAAGCAAATACTTTAGAAGACCGTGAATGGGTAGAGAAAAGATTGAGTGAAGAAGCTGGATGATGCACTGTGGGCATATCAAACAACGTAAAAAATTCCCATTGGGACATCTCTATATCGCTTAGTGTATGGTAAGGCTTGTAATCTTCCTGTAGAGTTGGAACACCAAGCATATTGGGCTGTGAAGAAACTAAATTTTGAAATGACTGCCGCGGGAGAAAGAAGGTTGTTACAACTGAATAAGCTTGATGAGTTTAGATTCCATGCCTATGAAAACGCCAAGCTTTACAAGGAAAATACCAAACGTTGGCATGACAAGAACATTCAAGTTATAGAATTTGAACCTGGACAACTAGTGTTATTGTTTAATTCACAGCTTAAGTTGTTTCCAGGTAAATTATGGTTGAAATAGTCTGGACCCTTTTAGGTGGTGCGCATGACACCCCATGGAGCTGTGAAGTTGTGGAATAACGAGAAGATGGAGAAGTTCCTTGTGAATGGACAGCGTGTAAAGCATTATTAGGTGGATCATCCGGACAAGCACAAGGAATCTATCACTTTTGCTGATGAGTGAAGATAAGTTGAGTTGTGACATGACGTAAACTAaggcgctatgtgggaggcaacccacaatgtattgtaataggtagtttaatttttagcatgtaaaataaaaaagaaaagaaaaatacaaaaaattgagTCATGCtatgaccaaaactaaggcgctgagTGTGTGGTAACccatttttacttttaatttttgttatttttgtttgagATTACAGGGAATTTCAAAGGAAATGAAGAGATTACCACATTTGAGTAAAGCAATCAGGTTTGCAAAATGATTTATGTAAGTGGGGATTTACTCAGGTAAGAAAAGGGTCAGAATTACATAAGGAATCTGAGTTTGATGAACAACGCGACGTGGAATTAGAtattttgacaattgtcaaaataCAGTAAGGATATGCTAATTTCATCGCGACACAAAGAAGTGTAAATTaagaattgtcaaattccagtggattGTTGCAATTTCCATCACGACACGAAACTTGGACAATTGCCAATTGTCAATTTATAGTGAGTGGACGTGAATCTTACCGCGTCACGGTAGGCATTTAAATGGAAATTGGCCTTATCCAGTAGGTCTACGCGATACTACCGCATCGCGGAGGGGGCTTAAATTGGACATACAAATTTCATTACCCTAACCCGACCCGTCCCTCTATAAATATAATCTCCCCAACCCTAAACCCTTTTGTTTTACCATATGAGCTGCCCTCGCACTCCCTCTTCTATTAAATTtacaattttttcactttctctcATTCTTCTCTCAATTGTTGAGGTATGTtcgttaatatttatttattaccttTTATGTTACATCTTGTGAGGATTGATAGTGTTTTTATGCTTAATTTTGTTTTCCCTATCCTAATAGTTGTCAATATTAGCATTGCCTATGATATTCTGTCCAATTTGTGATGTCTTAGCCCACTTATCATTACTTTGAATCAATGAGAGCAAAAGAGAATGGTATTTGCAGTTGGGATTAGGGGGTAAACATTTTTCATGCTAGTTGAGAGGATAGAGAGGTGTAAGGCTAGATTGTGTAGGAAGTTAGGGGGTGATTTCATTCCACTGTGTATATACCTTTATTGTCTAATGTGAGATAATTGTATAGAATTCTAGAATGCGAGATACTATAGTAACATGATCTTATTTATGGTCTCGTATTATGTAATTAGCTGAGAAAATAACAAGGGATGATGTGTCCCGAAGAGTAATATGATGCCTTTGAATATGATATTTAGGCCTACGCAAGGAGAAGTCTAAGTACCTTGGTTGATAACGTAGGTGCTTGGTTACCAACTAAATGTGGGGTGCAAAGTCACCCGTAATGCACTCTCAGTTGAGCTACTCCTCAGTTTAATCTTGTTGCATGTTTGTTGCATATTTGTTGCATTTTCTTAATCGCAGGAATAATGGAACCAAAATCAAGCGAGGGCAAGGAAAAGGCAGGGCCTTCTGCCCTTGCGAGGAAGAGAAGCAGACCGTCTGAAGGGCAATTAACTAAAGTGCCTAGGGCCCCT
Coding sequences:
- the LOC124887789 gene encoding uncharacterized protein LOC124887789, with amino-acid sequence MEEIHDPIVDDPNVGNIPAPAVPVQPVARSVREISVPKYAKYLKDIVANKNRLTEYATVALNQECTSKIQNKLPTKLKDPGSFTLHITLSQIICARGLCDLGASINLMPTSWYRKMGLGSPKPIDIVLQLVDMSLARPDGIIEDVLVQVGSLIFPMDFVILDFKADLVVLFILGQPFLATGQSLIDVAAGKMTMQEHDKVEVFDVYRALKLPSIYEEFSSILIIDLTLDWKLVLSDDPLKRVLMDYDFHGDSKALELV